Within Saccharomonospora cyanea NA-134, the genomic segment GGGCCAGGGCGAACTCCGTCCCCGTGAGGAGGCCAGGCAGCGCGTCGAGCGTCCATCTGGCCTCACGCGCACGGTCGTCCTCATCGGACGGCGTAACGGTGCCGGTGAGTGCTCGCTCGGCGTCGTCGAGCCACTGGTGTAACCGGGCGAGCGTGTCGCCGCGTAGACCCGGCGGGGTCGAGGGCACATCAGGCGTGACGCCGACCCCCGTCAGGGACCAGCGCAGGACACGCGAGCGGCGGACGCGCCGCGCCCATGCCGAGAGCATCGGGGCTATGTTCTCCGGCCGCACCGACCAGCCGCCGGGCAGTATCTCGTCGCGAAACCGGCGGGCGGTGGCCGCGGCGTCGGCCCAGCCCGCGACCGACAGGAGGCGGGCGCACGAGTCGAGGCGCCGAGCGGCCATCAGGTAGGTGTCACCGGTCCAGAACGGATGGAGGTACGGGTCACGCCCACAGCCCACGGTCTCGACGGTCGCGTCCTGGATGGTGTCACCCTGCAGGGTGCTGTGCACGACGAGCCCGGCGGGCCAGTTCGGCAGCACCGGGCCGAGCGGCAGATGCACCCGGTCGAGGGTGAGCCCGTCCCGGTCCTCGCCCCGATCGGCCATCGCGACGTTGCCGGGCATGTCCATGCCACCCATGTCGTGACCCATGTCGTGGTGCTGGTGACCGCCGTCGCCGTTCTCGTCTTTGTTCTGGCTCTCGTTCTCGTGCTGGTGCCCGGCGTGCTGGTGCCCGTTGTCGGCGCCGGCCTCGTTGTCCTCGTGCCCGCCGTCCTCGTGGCTCTCGTGATTCTGGTGTCCCTGCTGCTCATGGC encodes:
- a CDS encoding DUF4779 domain-containing protein — its product is MGLTGWLLRHTPPRPLVTATPGGTAARLAVERVLRERGWHEAASPAEANLLLIAGPLDDDLGPYVEAVWAQLPRPRARAQIDSAAAAPSAVNEVVATLRDTGLQRHQADDAPPEGHDIGHEQQGHQNHESHEDGGHEDNEAGADNGHQHAGHQHENESQNKDENGDGGHQHHDMGHDMGGMDMPGNVAMADRGEDRDGLTLDRVHLPLGPVLPNWPAGLVVHSTLQGDTIQDATVETVGCGRDPYLHPFWTGDTYLMAARRLDSCARLLSVAGWADAAATARRFRDEILPGGWSVRPENIAPMLSAWARRVRRSRVLRWSLTGVGVTPDVPSTPPGLRGDTLARLHQWLDDAERALTGTVTPSDEDDRAREARWTLDALPGLLTGTEFALARLLVASLDPDLDTVTAEVAHG